One genomic region from Microcella humidisoli encodes:
- the gmk gene encoding guanylate kinase — MPEVDRAAASRAAVAARRARAAVKEAVRAGERTAIDVAEAAWAAPEGPEAGMRVAELLGTLRGLGPKRVDDALEMLRISPVKRLGGLGHLQRDRLRSWLRAREGVAGRGRLVVLAGPTAVGKGTVAGYIREHHPDVLLSVSATTRAPRPGERDGVHYYFVDDAGFDALIDRGDLLEWATVHNASRYGTPRPPVEAALAAGRSVLLEIDLQGARQVRASMPEALLVFLQPPSWEELVRRLVGRGTESAEEQARRLETARVELAAQDEFDELVVNDDVRRAAQEVVDLLTVPSGAARPSGRAGSAR; from the coding sequence ATGCCCGAGGTCGACCGTGCCGCCGCGTCGCGTGCGGCCGTGGCCGCCCGGCGGGCACGAGCGGCCGTCAAAGAGGCCGTGCGCGCGGGGGAGCGCACCGCGATCGACGTCGCGGAAGCGGCGTGGGCGGCGCCGGAGGGCCCCGAGGCGGGGATGCGCGTCGCCGAGTTGCTGGGAACGTTGCGGGGGCTCGGTCCGAAGCGCGTCGATGACGCACTCGAGATGCTGCGGATCTCGCCCGTCAAGCGGCTCGGCGGCCTCGGCCACCTGCAGCGGGACCGCCTGCGATCGTGGCTGCGCGCGCGCGAGGGCGTCGCGGGCCGCGGCCGCCTCGTCGTGCTCGCCGGCCCCACGGCGGTCGGCAAGGGCACGGTGGCCGGATACATCCGCGAGCACCACCCCGACGTGCTGCTGAGCGTCTCGGCCACGACGCGCGCGCCTCGACCGGGCGAGCGCGACGGCGTGCACTACTACTTCGTCGACGACGCGGGCTTCGACGCGCTCATCGACCGCGGCGACCTGCTCGAATGGGCGACGGTGCACAACGCCTCGCGCTACGGCACACCGCGGCCTCCCGTCGAGGCCGCTCTCGCGGCCGGGCGCAGCGTGTTGCTCGAGATCGATCTGCAGGGCGCCCGTCAGGTGCGTGCCTCGATGCCCGAGGCGCTGCTGGTGTTCCTGCAACCGCCCAGTTGGGAGGAGCTCGTGCGTCGGCTCGTGGGCCGGGGAACCGAGTCGGCCGAGGAGCAGGCGCGTCGGCTCGAGACCGCGCGGGTCGAGCTCGCGGCGCAAGACGAGTTCGACGAGCTCGTCGTCAACGACGATGTGCGCCGTGCGGCGCAGGAGGTCGTAGACTTGCTCACAGTGCCCAGCGGCGCAGCGCGACCGTCCGGTCGCGCCGGCTCGGCACGCTGA
- a CDS encoding PH-like domain-containing protein, whose protein sequence is MDRLLPTLIIAAVILGVFVLMLLGWRARMRRQAGLPRPTPAPATLAPASIVADGWYVATTAADEPLERVAVHGLGFRARATASVHPEGLVLTVRGQQAILIEPAALRGAGRATWAIDRVVERDGLVLIGWMLGATPVDSYLRIPEAADAAALVAALQALTPAPATDPAEGIAS, encoded by the coding sequence GTGGATAGGCTGCTGCCCACGCTCATCATCGCCGCCGTCATCCTCGGCGTCTTCGTGCTCATGCTGCTCGGCTGGCGCGCCCGCATGCGTCGCCAGGCCGGGCTGCCGCGCCCGACGCCCGCTCCCGCGACACTCGCGCCCGCATCCATCGTCGCCGACGGCTGGTACGTCGCGACGACGGCCGCCGACGAGCCCCTGGAGCGCGTCGCGGTGCACGGGCTCGGGTTCCGCGCGCGGGCGACCGCGAGCGTGCATCCCGAGGGCCTCGTGCTGACCGTGCGCGGTCAGCAGGCGATCCTCATCGAGCCCGCCGCGCTGCGCGGGGCCGGTCGCGCCACCTGGGCGATCGACCGCGTCGTCGAGCGAGACGGCCTCGTGCTCATCGGGTGGATGCTCGGCGCGACCCCCGTCGACAGCTACTTGCGCATCCCCGAGGCGGCCGACGCGGCCGCCCTTGTCGCCGCCCTGCAGGCACTGACTCCCGCTCCCGCCACCGACCCCGCAGAAGGAATCGCATCGTGA
- the carA gene encoding glutamine-hydrolyzing carbamoyl-phosphate synthase small subunit encodes MTSSPAVLVLEDGTRYVGRRYGAEGRTVGEAVFATGMSGYQETLTDPSYAGQIVVMTAPHIGNTGMNDDDPESRRIWVEGFVVRDPARRVSNHRATRSLDDDLEGQSIVGISGIDTRALTRRIRESGAMRAGIFSGVDAALSDDEQLAIVRSSAEMTGRNLSAEVSVESATVIPADGPSIGRLAVLDLGVKESTLRQLAQRGFEVHVLPQSVTLDELRAIEPVAVFYSNGPGDPAASAAHVELLQGVLREGLPFFGICFGNQLLGRALGFGTYKLPYGHRGINQPVLDKATGRIEITAHNHGFAVDAPLEGVVVSPAGFGRVEVSHIGLNDQVVEGLRALDIPAFSVQYHPEAAAGPHDSTYLFDRFRELVVAHTSTPKASN; translated from the coding sequence GTGACCAGTTCCCCGGCCGTGCTCGTGCTCGAAGACGGCACCCGTTACGTCGGCCGCCGCTACGGCGCCGAGGGTCGCACCGTCGGGGAGGCGGTCTTCGCCACCGGCATGAGCGGCTACCAAGAGACGCTCACCGACCCGAGCTACGCGGGCCAGATCGTCGTCATGACGGCGCCGCACATCGGCAACACCGGCATGAACGACGACGACCCCGAGTCGCGGCGCATCTGGGTCGAGGGGTTCGTCGTGCGCGACCCCGCCCGCCGCGTCTCGAACCACCGCGCGACGCGCAGCCTCGACGACGACCTCGAGGGCCAGAGCATCGTCGGCATCAGCGGCATCGACACGCGCGCGCTCACGCGCCGCATCCGCGAGAGCGGGGCGATGCGCGCCGGCATCTTCTCGGGCGTCGACGCCGCCCTGAGCGACGACGAGCAGCTCGCGATCGTGCGGTCGTCGGCCGAGATGACGGGCCGCAACCTGTCGGCCGAGGTCTCGGTCGAGTCGGCCACCGTCATCCCCGCCGACGGGCCGTCGATCGGCCGCCTGGCTGTGCTCGACCTCGGCGTGAAGGAGTCGACGCTGCGCCAGCTGGCTCAGCGCGGCTTCGAGGTGCACGTACTGCCGCAGTCGGTGACGCTCGACGAGCTGCGGGCGATCGAGCCGGTCGCCGTCTTCTACTCGAACGGCCCCGGCGACCCCGCGGCGAGCGCCGCCCACGTCGAACTGCTGCAGGGAGTGCTGCGCGAGGGCCTGCCCTTCTTCGGCATCTGCTTCGGCAACCAGCTGCTCGGCCGCGCGCTCGGCTTCGGCACCTACAAGCTGCCCTACGGGCACCGCGGCATCAACCAGCCCGTGCTCGACAAGGCGACCGGCCGCATTGAGATCACCGCCCACAACCACGGCTTCGCGGTGGATGCCCCGCTCGAGGGGGTGGTGGTCAGCCCGGCGGGCTTCGGTCGCGTCGAGGTGAGCCACATCGGGCTCAACGACCAGGTCGTCGAGGGCCTCCGCGCGCTCGACATCCCCGCCTTCTCGGTGCAGTACCACCCCGAGGCGGCGGCCGGCCCGCACGACTCCACGTATCTGTTCGACCGGTTCCGCGAGCTCGTCGTGGCCCACACCTCGACCCCGAAGGCCAGCAACTGA
- a CDS encoding aspartate carbamoyltransferase catalytic subunit, producing MKHLLSTRDLDRETAIRILDVAEDMAQTADREVRKLPPLRGKTVVNLFFEDSTRTRLSFESAAKRLSADVITFSAKGSSVSKGESLKDTAQTLAAMGADAIVVRHHDSGAAHQLAHAGWIDAAIINAGDGTHEHPTQALLDAYTIRARRFGAEARGRDLAGLRVAIVGDILHSRVARSNVWLLTTLGADVHLVAPRTLQPHGVAQWPVTVHEHLDDALASAPDAVMMLRIQSERMRDAYFPSAREYARVWGLTAERLALLGPDTMVMHPGPMNRGLEISSAAADSERSTVLAQVTNGVSIRMAVLYLLVAGSTGTAEPTGGEG from the coding sequence ATGAAGCATCTGCTGAGCACGCGTGACCTCGATCGTGAGACCGCCATCCGCATCCTCGATGTCGCGGAGGACATGGCGCAGACCGCCGACCGGGAGGTGCGCAAGCTTCCGCCGCTGCGCGGCAAGACGGTCGTCAACCTGTTCTTCGAAGACTCGACGCGCACGCGCCTCTCGTTCGAGTCGGCTGCCAAGCGCTTGAGCGCCGACGTCATCACCTTCAGCGCGAAGGGTTCGAGCGTCTCGAAGGGCGAGAGCCTGAAGGACACCGCCCAGACGCTCGCGGCGATGGGTGCCGATGCGATCGTCGTGCGGCACCACGACTCCGGTGCCGCGCATCAGCTCGCCCACGCCGGCTGGATCGACGCCGCCATCATCAACGCCGGCGATGGCACGCACGAGCACCCGACCCAGGCGCTGCTCGACGCCTACACAATCCGTGCCCGACGGTTCGGGGCTGAGGCCCGCGGGCGCGATCTTGCGGGCCTGCGCGTCGCGATCGTCGGGGACATCCTGCACTCGCGCGTCGCCCGCTCGAACGTCTGGCTGCTCACGACGCTCGGCGCCGACGTGCACCTCGTCGCCCCGCGGACCCTGCAGCCGCACGGCGTCGCGCAGTGGCCCGTCACGGTGCACGAGCACCTCGACGACGCGCTCGCGAGCGCTCCCGACGCGGTCATGATGCTGCGCATCCAGAGCGAGCGCATGCGCGACGCGTACTTCCCCTCCGCCCGCGAGTACGCGCGCGTCTGGGGACTCACCGCTGAGCGGCTCGCACTCCTCGGCCCCGATACGATGGTCATGCACCCCGGCCCGATGAATCGGGGACTGGAGATCTCGTCCGCCGCTGCCGACTCCGAGAGGTCGACGGTGCTCGCTCAAGTCACGAACGGGGTGTCGATCCGCATGGCCGTGCTCTACCTGCTCGTCGCCGGCTCCACCGGCACCGCCGAGCCGACGGGGGGCGAGGGATGA
- the pyrR gene encoding bifunctional pyr operon transcriptional regulator/uracil phosphoribosyltransferase PyrR: MVARTVLHDADITRALRRIAHEVLESRRGDGRLVFLGIPTRGATLADRIQRIVEEIEPGVSTAGALDITLYRDDLARTPTRTPAPTRIPADGIDDAIVVLVDDVLYSGRTIRAALDALVDHGRPRVVRLAVLVDRGHRELPIRADFVGKNLPSATSERVSVHLVEIDGVDEVTIKP; encoded by the coding sequence GTGGTCGCACGCACCGTGCTGCACGACGCTGACATCACGCGCGCTCTGCGCCGCATCGCCCACGAGGTTCTCGAGAGCCGGCGCGGCGACGGCCGCCTCGTGTTCCTCGGCATCCCGACCCGCGGGGCCACGCTCGCCGACCGCATTCAGCGCATCGTTGAGGAGATCGAGCCGGGCGTCTCGACCGCCGGAGCACTCGACATCACGCTCTACCGCGACGACCTTGCCCGCACTCCGACGCGCACTCCCGCGCCGACGCGCATTCCCGCCGACGGCATCGACGACGCGATCGTCGTCCTCGTCGACGACGTGCTGTACTCGGGCCGCACTATCCGCGCCGCGCTCGACGCGCTGGTCGACCACGGGCGGCCCCGCGTCGTGCGCCTCGCGGTGCTCGTCGATCGCGGGCACCGCGAGCTGCCCATCCGCGCCGATTTCGTCGGCAAGAACCTGCCGTCGGCCACGAGCGAGCGGGTCTCGGTGCACCTCGTCGAGATCGACGGGGTCGATGAGGTGACGATCAAGCCATGA
- a CDS encoding dihydroorotase, which yields MTGLLIRGAAMLGAHAEDLRVRDGLIAARGSLSPESDEHVIDARGLVALPGLVDLHTHLREPGGEASETVLTGTRAAAAGGFTAVHAMANTSPVADTAGVVEQVQRLGQRHGYADVRPVGAVTVGLAGEQLAEIGAMARSEARVRVFSDDGMCVHDPLLMRRALEYVATFDGVVAQHAQEPRLTAGAQMNEGVLSGELGLAGWPAVAEESIIARDVLLAEHVGARLHVCHLSTAGSVDVVRWAKARGIAVTAEVTPHHLLLTEDLARGYDARFKVNPPLRRDEDVLALRAALADGTIDIVATDHAPHPVEAKECTWAEAAFGMVGLESALSVVQQAVVDTGMLSWADVARVLSSAPARIGRLEGYAHPLEIGSPANITLLDPSHAREWSTADLRGRSTNTPYTGRQLPGRVVHTVHRGVLTVDDGALVEPEAVAAAHQEVARG from the coding sequence ATGACCGGCCTCCTCATTCGGGGTGCCGCGATGCTCGGCGCGCACGCAGAAGACCTCCGTGTGCGCGACGGACTCATCGCCGCTCGCGGATCGCTCTCGCCCGAGTCGGACGAGCACGTGATCGACGCCCGAGGGCTCGTCGCCCTCCCCGGACTCGTCGACCTGCACACGCACCTGCGCGAGCCCGGGGGAGAAGCGAGCGAGACGGTGCTCACCGGCACGCGCGCGGCCGCCGCGGGCGGCTTCACGGCCGTGCACGCGATGGCCAATACCTCGCCCGTCGCCGACACCGCGGGCGTCGTCGAGCAGGTGCAGCGGCTCGGGCAGCGCCACGGTTACGCCGACGTGCGGCCCGTCGGAGCGGTGACGGTCGGTCTCGCAGGCGAGCAGCTCGCTGAGATCGGCGCCATGGCGCGGTCGGAGGCGCGCGTGCGCGTGTTCAGCGACGACGGGATGTGCGTGCATGACCCCTTGCTCATGCGCCGCGCGCTCGAGTACGTCGCGACGTTCGACGGCGTCGTCGCCCAGCACGCGCAAGAGCCCCGACTGACGGCGGGCGCCCAGATGAACGAGGGCGTGCTGTCGGGCGAGCTCGGCCTCGCCGGCTGGCCCGCCGTGGCCGAGGAGTCGATCATCGCCCGCGATGTGTTGCTCGCCGAGCACGTCGGCGCGCGCCTGCACGTGTGCCATCTCTCCACCGCCGGCTCGGTCGACGTCGTGCGCTGGGCGAAGGCCCGCGGCATCGCCGTGACGGCCGAGGTCACTCCCCACCACCTGCTGCTGACCGAGGATCTCGCGCGCGGATACGACGCGCGCTTCAAGGTCAACCCGCCGCTGCGCCGCGACGAGGATGTGCTCGCCCTGCGCGCCGCTCTCGCCGACGGCACGATCGACATCGTCGCGACCGACCACGCCCCGCACCCCGTCGAGGCAAAGGAGTGCACGTGGGCCGAGGCGGCCTTCGGCATGGTCGGCCTCGAGTCGGCGCTCAGCGTGGTGCAGCAGGCCGTCGTCGATACGGGGATGCTCAGCTGGGCCGATGTCGCCCGCGTGCTCTCGAGCGCGCCGGCACGCATCGGGCGGCTCGAGGGCTACGCGCATCCGCTCGAGATCGGCTCGCCCGCCAACATCACCCTCCTGGACCCGTCGCACGCGCGCGAGTGGAGCACGGCCGACCTGCGGGGCCGCAGCACCAATACCCCGTACACCGGGCGGCAGCTTCCCGGCCGCGTCGTGCACACGGTGCACCGCGGCGTGCTGACCGTCGACGACGGAGCCCTCGTCGAACCCGAGGCCGTCGCGGCCGCTCACCAGGAGGTCGCCCGTGGATAG
- a CDS encoding ABC transporter permease, which produces MSFDERGGVPVRRPSTEGRRSASLFQFVSSFGYSAAGTAISESSRSRATIGTVLLGLVVPVLILATWWIAAESPSVPDYLLPSPPQVVLAGVELAESGLLGTYILISLQRVLIGFAIGASIGLAIGALVGLSPLASKLLNPTLGALRAVPSLAWLPLLVILMGIFEPPKITLIAIGAAFPVFTTVAGALRHVDPHLVEAGRAFGLTRFRLLTAVQLPAVVPSVVSGLRLALVQSWLFLVAAELAGSSMGLGFLLIDSQNNGRIDRLFLAIILLGVLGKTTDAIVGIGERALLKRWG; this is translated from the coding sequence ATGAGCTTCGACGAACGCGGCGGCGTTCCCGTCCGGCGCCCCTCCACCGAGGGGCGCCGTTCGGCGTCGCTCTTCCAGTTCGTGAGCAGCTTCGGCTACTCCGCCGCGGGAACCGCGATCTCCGAGAGCTCGCGGTCGCGGGCGACGATCGGAACCGTTCTGCTCGGGCTCGTCGTCCCCGTTCTGATCCTCGCGACCTGGTGGATCGCGGCCGAGTCGCCGAGCGTGCCCGACTACCTGCTGCCCTCGCCGCCTCAAGTGGTGCTGGCGGGTGTCGAGCTCGCCGAGTCCGGGCTGCTCGGCACATACATCCTGATCTCGCTGCAGCGCGTGCTGATCGGCTTCGCGATCGGCGCATCAATCGGACTCGCGATCGGCGCGCTCGTCGGCCTGTCGCCGCTCGCCTCGAAGCTGCTCAACCCGACGCTCGGCGCGTTGCGCGCGGTGCCCTCACTCGCCTGGTTGCCGCTGCTCGTCATCCTCATGGGCATCTTCGAGCCTCCGAAGATCACCCTCATCGCGATCGGAGCCGCCTTCCCGGTGTTCACGACCGTGGCGGGAGCCCTGCGACACGTTGATCCCCACCTCGTCGAGGCGGGTCGCGCCTTCGGACTCACGCGGTTTCGGCTGCTGACCGCCGTGCAGCTTCCGGCCGTCGTGCCCTCGGTCGTCTCGGGCCTGCGGCTCGCGCTCGTGCAGTCATGGCTGTTCCTCGTGGCGGCCGAGCTTGCGGGCTCGTCGATGGGGCTCGGGTTCCTGCTCATCGACTCGCAGAACAACGGGCGGATCGACCGCCTGTTCCTCGCGATCATCCTGCTCGGCGTCCTGGGCAAGACCACCGACGCGATCGTCGGCATCGGAGAGCGCGCCCTGCTCAAGCGCTGGGGCTGA
- the carB gene encoding carbamoyl-phosphate synthase large subunit yields the protein MPKRDDINSVLVIGSGPIVIGQAAEFDYSGTQACRVLRAEGIRVILVNSNPATIMTDPDFADATYIEPITPEVIEAIIAKEKPDAVLPTLGGQTALNAAIALHERGILAKYDVELIGASFEAIHKAEDRQLFKQLVLDAGADVARSHIAHTVDEAVAFADDLGYPLVIRPSFTMGGLGSGFAQNREQLVRMVTDGLHQSPTTEVLLEESILGWKEYELELMRDNADNTVVVCSIENVDPVGVHTGDSITVAPALTLTDREYQNLRDIGIRIIRDVGVDTGGCNVQFAVDPATGRVIVIEMNPRVSRSSALASKATGFPIAKIAAKLAIGYRLDEIPNDITKVTPASFEPTLDYVVVKVPRFAFEKFPGADVELTTTMKSVGEAMAIGRNYSTALQKALRSLEKRGSSFHWTGEPGDKDALIAAARIPTDGRIVTVQQAMRAGASIDELFTATGIDPWFLDQMVLINEVADEIAAAPALTGDVIRHAKDHGFSDAQIAELRGLDEAAVREARWAAGVRPVFKTVDTCAGEFPALTPYHYSSYDDETEVAPSDARKVVILGSGPNRIGQGIEFDYSCVHASFALRDAGFETIMINCNPETVSTDYDTSDRLYFEPLTLEDVLEVIHAESATGELVGVVVQLGGQTALGLAHGLERAGIPILGTSPDAIDLAEERGAFSRILDEAGLTSPRNGTATDVDSAVSIAEGIGYPVLVRPSFVLGGRGMEIVYDSASLVDYFDRVKDQAIIGPEQPLLVDRFLDDAVEIDVDALYDGDELYIGGIMEHIEEAGVHSGDSACTLPPVTLGASVIDRVREATRGIAAGIGVRGLINVQFAIGAGVLYVLEANPRASRTVPFVSKALGIPLAKAASLVMTGRSIRSLVADGLLPAGDGSSVPLDAPVAVKEAVLPFKRFRTREGVIVDSVLGPEMRSTGEVMGIDRDFPRAFAKSQDAAYGGLPKHGVVFVSVADRDKRAVVLPALRLHQLGFELWATEGTNEVLARYGIAARVVRKHSGAADGEPSIVDLINAGEVDIVINTPSGRSARADGIEIRTATVAADKPLFTTIATVGAAVASLETATEPVTVTSLQDYAIARAARA from the coding sequence ATGCCCAAGCGCGACGACATCAACAGTGTCCTGGTGATCGGCTCCGGCCCGATCGTCATCGGCCAGGCGGCCGAGTTCGACTACTCGGGTACTCAGGCCTGCCGTGTACTGCGCGCGGAGGGCATCCGCGTCATTCTCGTCAACTCCAACCCGGCGACGATCATGACGGACCCCGACTTCGCCGATGCGACCTACATCGAGCCGATCACTCCCGAGGTGATCGAGGCGATCATCGCGAAAGAGAAGCCGGATGCGGTGCTCCCGACCCTCGGCGGCCAGACGGCCCTCAACGCGGCCATCGCGCTGCACGAGCGGGGCATCCTCGCGAAATACGACGTCGAGCTGATCGGGGCCTCGTTCGAGGCGATCCACAAGGCGGAGGACCGTCAGCTGTTCAAGCAGCTCGTGCTCGACGCGGGTGCCGACGTGGCGCGCAGTCACATCGCCCACACGGTCGACGAGGCTGTCGCGTTCGCCGACGACCTCGGTTACCCCCTCGTCATCCGGCCGTCGTTCACGATGGGCGGCCTCGGTTCGGGCTTCGCGCAGAACCGTGAGCAGCTCGTCCGGATGGTGACCGACGGCCTCCACCAGTCGCCGACGACCGAAGTGCTGCTCGAGGAGTCGATCCTGGGCTGGAAGGAGTACGAGCTCGAGCTCATGCGCGACAACGCCGACAACACGGTCGTCGTGTGCTCGATCGAGAACGTCGACCCCGTCGGCGTGCACACGGGCGACTCGATCACGGTCGCGCCCGCACTCACGCTCACCGACCGCGAGTATCAGAACCTGCGCGACATCGGCATCCGCATCATCCGCGACGTGGGCGTCGACACGGGCGGCTGCAACGTGCAGTTCGCGGTCGACCCGGCGACGGGCCGGGTGATCGTCATCGAGATGAACCCGCGCGTCTCGCGCTCGAGCGCGCTGGCCTCGAAGGCCACGGGCTTCCCGATCGCGAAGATCGCCGCGAAGCTCGCGATCGGGTACCGGCTCGACGAGATCCCCAACGACATCACGAAGGTCACGCCCGCGAGCTTCGAGCCGACGCTCGACTACGTCGTCGTGAAGGTTCCGCGGTTCGCATTCGAGAAGTTCCCGGGCGCCGATGTCGAGCTCACGACGACCATGAAGTCGGTCGGCGAGGCGATGGCGATCGGCCGCAACTACTCCACCGCCCTGCAGAAGGCACTGCGCAGCCTCGAGAAACGCGGCAGCAGCTTCCACTGGACCGGCGAGCCCGGCGACAAGGATGCTCTGATCGCCGCCGCCCGCATCCCCACCGACGGCCGCATCGTCACCGTGCAACAGGCGATGCGCGCGGGCGCGAGCATCGACGAGCTCTTCACCGCCACCGGGATCGACCCGTGGTTCCTCGATCAGATGGTGCTCATCAACGAGGTCGCTGACGAGATCGCCGCCGCCCCTGCCCTGACCGGTGACGTCATCCGTCACGCGAAGGATCACGGGTTCAGCGACGCGCAGATCGCCGAGCTGCGCGGGCTCGACGAGGCCGCTGTGCGGGAGGCGCGCTGGGCGGCGGGGGTGCGGCCCGTCTTCAAGACCGTCGACACGTGCGCGGGCGAGTTCCCGGCGCTCACGCCGTACCACTACTCGAGCTACGACGACGAGACGGAGGTCGCCCCGAGCGACGCCCGCAAGGTCGTGATCCTGGGCTCGGGCCCGAACCGCATCGGCCAGGGCATCGAGTTCGACTACAGCTGCGTGCACGCGAGCTTCGCGCTGCGCGACGCCGGGTTCGAGACGATCATGATCAACTGCAACCCCGAGACGGTCTCGACCGACTACGACACGAGCGACCGCCTCTACTTCGAGCCGCTCACGCTCGAAGACGTGCTCGAGGTGATCCACGCCGAATCGGCGACCGGCGAGCTCGTGGGCGTCGTGGTGCAGCTCGGCGGCCAGACCGCCCTCGGCCTCGCGCACGGGCTCGAGCGCGCGGGCATCCCGATCCTCGGCACGAGCCCCGACGCGATCGACCTGGCGGAGGAGCGGGGGGCGTTCTCGCGCATCCTCGACGAGGCCGGCCTCACCTCTCCGCGCAACGGCACGGCGACGGACGTCGACAGCGCTGTCTCGATCGCCGAGGGCATCGGCTACCCCGTGCTCGTGCGCCCGAGCTTCGTGCTCGGCGGGCGCGGCATGGAGATCGTGTACGACAGCGCGAGCCTCGTCGACTACTTCGACCGGGTGAAGGATCAGGCGATCATCGGGCCCGAGCAGCCGCTGCTCGTCGACCGGTTCCTCGACGACGCCGTCGAGATCGACGTCGACGCGCTCTACGACGGCGATGAGCTCTACATCGGCGGCATCATGGAGCACATCGAGGAGGCCGGCGTGCACTCGGGCGACTCGGCCTGCACCTTGCCGCCCGTGACGCTCGGCGCCTCGGTCATCGACCGCGTGCGCGAGGCGACCCGGGGCATCGCCGCGGGCATCGGCGTGCGGGGCCTCATCAACGTGCAGTTCGCGATCGGGGCGGGAGTGCTGTACGTGCTCGAGGCCAACCCGCGCGCCTCGCGCACGGTGCCGTTCGTGTCGAAGGCGCTCGGCATCCCGCTCGCGAAAGCGGCCTCGCTCGTGATGACGGGCCGCAGCATCCGCTCGCTCGTCGCCGACGGCCTGCTGCCGGCCGGCGACGGCTCGAGCGTGCCGCTCGACGCGCCGGTTGCGGTCAAGGAAGCGGTGCTGCCGTTCAAGCGGTTCCGCACGCGCGAGGGCGTCATCGTCGACTCGGTGCTCGGGCCCGAGATGCGCTCGACCGGCGAGGTCATGGGCATCGACCGCGACTTCCCGCGCGCCTTCGCCAAGAGCCAGGACGCCGCCTACGGCGGGCTGCCGAAGCACGGCGTCGTGTTCGTCTCGGTCGCCGACCGCGACAAGCGCGCGGTCGTGCTGCCCGCGCTGCGTCTGCACCAGCTCGGTTTCGAGCTGTGGGCGACCGAGGGCACGAACGAGGTGCTGGCGCGCTACGGCATCGCCGCGCGCGTCGTGCGCAAGCACAGCGGGGCGGCCGACGGCGAGCCCTCGATCGTCGATCTCATCAACGCGGGCGAGGTCGACATCGTCATCAACACGCCCTCGGGCCGATCGGCGCGCGCCGACGGCATCGAGATCCGCACGGCGACCGTCGCGGCCGACAAGCCGCTGTTCACGACGATCGCGACGGTCGGTGCCGCGGTCGCCTCGCTCGAGACCGCCACCGAGCCGGTGACGGTGACGAGCCTGCAGGACTACGCGATCGCCCGGGCGGCGCGCGCATGA
- the pyrF gene encoding orotidine-5'-phosphate decarboxylase, translating to MMPFGERLQSVVDAHGRLCLGLDPHASLLEQWGLADDAQGARSLAMTAIDAAHGRVGIVKPQAAFFERFGAAGYAVLEEVIRTARDAGFLVIADVKRGDIGSTAAAYGEAWLAPGSPLESDAMTAVAYQGLGSLDPVIDLAHQHGKGVFVLTATSNPEGRGVQQSVSGSGRSVAGQLARDVAVRNASARGWGSIGVVIGATEPITASGIDPVLLQHTPVLGPGFGYQGSRLGDLASVYGVAAGSVIPTVTRSVLSAGPDGLAAALDAHRAELAA from the coding sequence ATGATGCCCTTCGGCGAGCGGTTGCAATCGGTCGTGGATGCTCACGGTCGGTTGTGCTTGGGGCTCGACCCGCACGCCTCGCTGCTCGAGCAGTGGGGCCTCGCCGACGACGCTCAGGGTGCGCGCTCGCTCGCGATGACCGCGATCGACGCGGCGCACGGCCGGGTCGGGATCGTCAAACCGCAGGCCGCATTCTTCGAGCGCTTTGGCGCGGCGGGCTACGCCGTGCTCGAGGAGGTCATTCGCACCGCGCGCGACGCGGGGTTCCTCGTGATCGCCGATGTCAAGCGCGGCGACATCGGCTCGACGGCGGCCGCCTACGGCGAGGCGTGGCTCGCGCCCGGATCGCCGCTCGAGTCCGACGCGATGACCGCCGTCGCCTATCAGGGCCTGGGGTCGCTCGACCCCGTCATCGACCTCGCACATCAGCACGGGAAGGGCGTCTTCGTGCTCACGGCGACCTCCAACCCCGAAGGGCGCGGGGTTCAGCAGTCGGTGAGCGGCAGCGGCCGGTCCGTTGCCGGGCAGCTCGCCCGGGACGTGGCCGTGCGCAACGCGTCGGCGCGCGGGTGGGGGTCGATCGGCGTCGTCATCGGCGCGACCGAACCCATTACCGCGAGCGGCATCGACCCCGTGCTGCTGCAGCACACGCCCGTGCTCGGCCCGGGCTTCGGCTACCAGGGCTCACGACTGGGCGACCTCGCGAGCGTTTACGGCGTCGCCGCCGGCTCCGTCATCCCGACGGTGACCCGCAGCGTGCTCTCGGCCGGACCCGACGGCCTCGCGGCGGCCCTCGACGCCCACCGGGCGGAGCTCGCCGCGTGA